The following coding sequences lie in one Melopsittacus undulatus isolate bMelUnd1 chromosome 9, bMelUnd1.mat.Z, whole genome shotgun sequence genomic window:
- the TSEN2 gene encoding tRNA-splicing endonuclease subunit Sen2, with amino-acid sequence MAIAAFHPPRRKRRVFESYESPFPVEVGGKDFRMCQAEILHNNVVVRNPEDIRQLYNKGYFGKGILSRSRPVYSISDPSLVTKWQGANINMPIITAKKYQYHVQWAESVLREQGLDGYSVTKLLESYTKPLELPLLEEDGAKQTGVSCYRMGPSTEHTELSRQPSADTGNVVDPSPEDENKGCKKACLEADPAFDPVCGPKEQEQSDLKEKAEVSCQEHGFLAHCSCKAEESTEHGSCEMMKSKECAPEYVLVQEEEECRVCPEDETAHGQENIVKKEKLVCRRNPFRIFEYLQLSLEEAFFLVYALGCLSIYYGEEPLTILKLWEVFSEVKPDFKTTYMAYHYFRSKGWVPKVGLKYGTDLLLYRKGPPFYHASYSVIAELVDDKFEGTLRRPLSWKALSGLNRTTANASKELMLCYLIKPSDMTEKDMSTPECMKRIKVQELIVTRWVSSRERCEKEEL; translated from the exons ATGGCAATAGCAGCTTTTCATCCcccaagaaggaaaagaagagttTTTGAGTCCTATGAATCTCCCTTTCCTGTGGAAGTAGGTGGGAAGGATTTTAGAATGTGCCAGGCTGAAATCCTTCATAACAATGTTGTTGTGCGGAACCCTGAAGATATCAGACAGCTTTATAACAAG ggcTATTTTGGAAAAGGCATTCTTTCAAGAAGTCGGCCAGTGTACAGCATTTCAGATCCTTCACTGGTTACCAAGTGGCAAG GTGCTAACATAAACATGCCTATAATTACAGCTAAAAA GTACCAGTATCACGTTCAGTGGGCTGAAAGTGTTTTGCGAGAGCAAGGACTTGATGGCTACTCAGTTACCAAACTTCTTGAAAGTTACACTAAGCCTCTTGAGCTGCCACTGTTGGAAGAGGATGGAGCTAAACAAACCGGTGTTAGTTGCTACAGAATGGGCCCAAGTACAGAACATACAGAactctccaggcagccttctgcagatACTGGAAATGTAGTAGACCCAAGTCCTGAGGATGAGAACAAAGGCTGCAAGAAAGCGTGTTTGGAAGCAGATCCAGCATTTGATCCCGTATGTGGCCCTAAAGAACAGGAGCAAAGTGACttgaaagagaaagctgaagtgTCTTGCCAGGAGCATGGTTTTCTTGCACACTGTAGCTGCAAGGCAGaggagagcactgagcatggGTCTTGTGAAATGATGAAGTCAAAAGAATGTGCTCCAGAGTATGTACTGGtgcaagaggaagaagaatgCAGAGTATGTCCTGAAGATGAGACTGCTCATGGACAAGAAAAC aTTGTCAAGAAGGAAAAACTAGTGTGCCGAAGAAATCCATTTAGGATTTTTGAATACTTACAGCTCAGCTTGGAAGAG gcttttttcttGGTGTATGCTCTGGGATGCTTAAGCATTTATTATGGTGAG GAGCCCCTCACTATTTTGAAGCTATGGGAAGTTTTCAGCGAAGTGAAGCCTGATTTTAAAACAACCTACATGGCCTATCACTACTTCCGCAGCAAAGGCTGGGTCCCTAAAGTTGGCCTCAAGTATGGAACTGATCTCT tgctgtATCGAAAGGGCCCCCCCTTCTATCATGCAAG TTATTCTGTCATTGCTGAATTAGTTGATGATAAATTTGAAGGCACTCTTCGCAGACCACTCAGCTGGAAAGCCTTGTCTGGGTTGAACAGAACAACTGCTAATGCTTCTAAG GAACTGATGTTGTGCTATTTGATTAAACCTTCTGACATGACTGAAAAAGACATGTCAACACCAGAATGTATGAAAAGAATTAAGGTTCAG